In the genome of Triticum urartu cultivar G1812 unplaced genomic scaffold, Tu2.1 TuUngrouped_contig_4608, whole genome shotgun sequence, the window CCCATAATGCCAGATCGCAGACCGGCTTCGTGTTCCTACATGGTGGCACTGTTATATCATGGAAGTATTCGAAACAGACTCTGGTGGCAACATCTACCAATCATTCTGAAATAATTTCATTATTTGAAGCAACATGCGAATGTGTGTGGCTTCGCAGAATGATAAACCACATACAATAGTCATGTGGAATGGGTTCGATAAAATCACCTACCATTATCTATGAAGATAATGCGGCCTGTGTTGCGCAGATGCAAACAGGATACATCAAGAGTAATATCACCAAGCATATTTCTCCGAAATGGTTTTTCCCCCATAATCTTCAGAAAAGCGGGGAAATAAGCATTCTGCAAGTCAAATCATGCGACAACCTTGCTGATTTATTTACCAAGTCTCTACCAAATTCTACATTCCAGAAATGTGTTCATGGAATTGGTATACGAAGACTTAGGAACTTGCAGGTGTCAGGGGGAGTCTCTTCTTGAGATATCCTCATTTTAATGATATCACATTATGCTATCTTTCTTTGTGAGTATATGTTTTCAGGATCTCATCAAAGATTTTATGAAGAACCTTTGAAGGAGAATCTTTTAAGATGATAGAGCTTCCCGGACAATCGCGAAGATGATCTACATGGTCAAGCGTAGATTAGGGGGGATGTTAAAAATAATTCTGTAATTAGGGGGAAAATCTCCCCTTGCCCAACTGTCGTTGTGGTTTGTCCCGCAACCGACGCCTCCCTTCGATCTCCTGGAACTGACGCCTCCTCAAGGGATCGTCGTGTCTCTTCGGGACATATAAAAGGGGGCTTGCAACCATCGATCAAGGAATTCGATCATTCTAATTCAAAACAGTTGGGGCTGATTGTATCGTTCTATGGTAATTTTTGGCAAGTGCCACAACTCATTTTTTTCATATGATTTCAAGCTGAAAGATCTCCATATAGTTCTATGTCCGTTCCTAACTACTGGTTTTCTTTCAAAAATGGAAACCAACATTCTGAACaaaaaaaaataaacaaagaaGAGTAAACAGATTCTATGGGAGTCATTCACAAGGGAAACAGCACAATCGCATCTAACTCAAGTAAAAAAACAAATAATTCAAGAATCAAAAAACAAAACCTCAGTGAAAACAAAGAGGAAACAGCATAATGATGCGCATTGAAACCACAAGAAACacgaatcaacctgtggttgagttggttaggtggacagtggtatccccaatcctggtgctcgcattattcctggatttatttcaggatttccggcgatgcgctttcagtgggaggagacgttcccgtcgacaacgaggcgcctacggtgacttcgtaaatctcaagatgatatgccggctcagtctttcggaggtgctcataggggtagggtgtgcgtgtgtgcgttcataggggtgagtgtatgcgtgtgtatatgagcgcttgtgtctgtactgatgctcaaaaaaaaagAAACCAAAAGAAACATTGTACATTGGTGCTCAGAATCTATGGATGtattttcgcaaaaaaaaagattATATGGATGTATAGATGTCGGTAACAAGGATTTCCCGTCAGTACGTGGAATGTTTTATAATCACCGCACCAAAAAAAGGCTCGATTCACTCATCAACAAAAAAGGAATTTGGGAGCAAGCGTAACCCAAGATCGATCTGGACGGATTAGTGCTCTAAGCACCACCTGAATACATCTCAGGAGCGTtgtaaactactccctccgtaaagataCATCCCTTTTATTCATTTCTAGAACAAGAAtttccagacggagggagtataagtcTTTTTAGCAAAATGAATGAGTCTGCATTCTAAAacatgtctacatacatccgtatgttatAGTAGGATGCAAGAACAGCAGCAGAGCCAATGAAACAGTGATCCCCACATAACAATGTGAAAACATCAAATGAAAGACAACAAAGTATGAGGCTCAAGTGCCTGCTAGTAATTGATGTCAAATACATATTTCATCCACATAACTATAATAACACGTTAAGCTGCAAAACTGAACAGTTGCATTTCAGTATCCAAAGTATAGGTCACATTATGCACCAGCGATCACAAGCACAGCAGTACATGCCATACGCAAGCAGCAAAaccaggatataatatagcaatATATAAAGTTCACAAGCAAGCAATGAAGATAACATGGATAGACTGAGGATTATACTTCAAGCAGCAGAGCCAAGGAAACCAGATTGCAGATGCAGCtgaggcaggagcaggcagctCAACTCGGAGAAGTTTGGTGGGCACCACTGTTGGCAGGAGCAGGAGCGGCAGCGGCTGTGGTAGGGGCAGGTGCGGCGGCAGATTGATCATAGCGGTAAGGTGTGCGTATGTGCGTTCATAAGGGTGCGTGtgtgcgcgtgtatatgagcgtttgtgtctgtactgatgctaaaaaaaaccaaaaaatacaTTGTATATTGATGCTCAGAATCTATGGATGTATTTTCACAAAAAGAAAGATTATATGGATGTATAGATGTCGGTAACAGGGATTTCCCGTCAGTACGAGGAATGTTTTATAATCACCGCACCAAAAAAAGACTCGATTCACTCATGAACAAAAATGGAATTTGGGGGCAAGCGTAACCCAAGATCGATCTGGACGGATTAGTGCTCTAAGCACCACCTGAATACATCTCAGGAGCGAtgtaaactactccctccgttcctatatactccctccgtaaagataCATCCCTTTTATTCATTTCTGGGACAAGAATtcccagacggagggagtataagtcTTTTTAGCAAAATGAATGAGTCTGCATTCTAAAacatgtctacatacatccgtatgttatGGTAGGATGCAAGAACAGCAGCAGAGCCAATGAAACAGTGATCCCCACATAACAATGTGAAAACATCAAATGAAAGACAACAAAGTATGAGGCTCAAGTGCCTGCTAGAAATTGATGTCAAATACATATTTCATCCACATAACTATAATAACACGTTAAGCTGCAAAACTGAACAGTTGCATTTCAGTATCCAAAGTATAGGTCACATTATGCACCAGCGATCACAAGCACAGCAGTACATGCCATACGCAAGCAGCAAAaccaggatataatatagcaatATATAAAGTTCACAAGCAAGCAATAAAAAGTAAGATAACATGGATAGACTGAGGATTATACTTCAAGCAGCAGAGCAAGGAAACCAGATTGCAGATGCAGCtgaggcaggagcaggcagctCAACTCGGAGAAGTTTGGTGGGCACCACTGTTGGCAGGAGCAGGAGCGGCAGCGGCTGTGGTAGGGGCAGGTGCGGCGGCAGATTGATCATAGCGGTAAGGTGTGCGTATGTGCGTTCATAAGGGTGCGTGtgtgcgcgtgtatatgagcgtttgtgtctgtactgatgctaaaaaaaaccaaaaaatacaTTGTATATTGATGCTCAGAATCTATGGATGTATTTTCACAAAAAGAAAGATTATATGGATGTATAGATGTCGGTAACAGGGATTTCCCGTCAGTACGAGGAATGTTTTATAATCACCGCACCAAAAAAAGACTCGATTCACTCATGAACAAAAATGGAATTTGGGGGCAAGCGTAACCCAAGATCGATCTGGACGGATTAGTGCTCTAAGCACCACCTGAATACATCTCAGGAGCGAtgtaaactactccctccgttcctatatactccctccgtaaagataCATCCCTTTTATTCATTTCTGGGACAAGAATtcccagacggagggagtataagtcTTTTTAGCAAAATGAATGAGTCTGCATTCTAAAacatgtctacatacatccgtatgttatGGTAGGATGCAAGAACAGCAGCAGAGCCAATGAAACAGTGATCCCCACATAACAATGTGAAAACATCAAATGAAAGACAACAAAGTATGAGGCTCAAGTGCCTGCTAGAAATTGATGTCAAATACATATTTCATCCACATAACTATAATAACACGTTAAGCTGCAAAACTGAACAGTTGCATTTCAGTATCCAAAGTATAGGTCACATTATGCACCAGCGATCACAAGCACAGCAGTACATGCCATACGCAAGCAGCAAAaccaggatataatatagcaatATATAAAGTTCACAAGCAAGCAATAAAAAGTAAGATAACATGGATAGACTGAGGATTATACTTCAAGCAGCAGAGCAAGGAAACCAGATTGCAGATGCAGCtgaggcaggagcaggcagctCAACTCGGAGAAGTTTGGGGGGCACCACTGTTGGCAGGAGCAGGAGCGGCAGTTGCTGTGGTAGGGGCAGGTGCGGCGGCAGATTGATCCTGGGAAGCAGCAGGTGCTGTAGCTTCAGTAGAATACGCTGTAGGCTGCCCATAGCTACCAGTAGCATAAGGATCACCGTATGACTGCTGCTGGCCATAGCCTGGCTGGCTAGCAGTGGGTGCACCAGGGTAAGGCGGCGGTGCACCATAGCCTTGCTGACTGTATCCATACTGCCCATAACCAGCCTGAGCAGGCGGTGGCTGTCCATAAGTAGGAGCAGATGAAGGCGGCTTCTGAGCCTGCGGAGGCTGCCCATAAGCACCCTGACCGTATGCGCCCTGTGGTGGTGGCTGCGTACCATAACCAGGCTGTGTATGTGGAGCAACGTATCCAGATGGAGGGGCAGAACCTTGCACTGGGTAGCTTGATGCAGCAGCACTAGTAGGTGGTTGGCTAGGATAACCCGGTTGGCCTCCAGAGGATGGAGTGGAAGCTTGCTGCCCTGGAGATGCTTGACCAGCACCACCTGGACCACCATAGCTAGGTGCAGTACCATCCTGAGTTGAGTTAGCAGCTGATCCATAGCCAGATGCCCCATAGCTCTGCTGATCATATCCAGGCTGCTGCGAGTAAGACTGCTGCTGCCCCTGGGTCTGGTAACCAGAGTAGTCATAAGCTTGCTGCCCACCACTCTGCTGAGAGTAGGTAGAATCACCATACCCTTGTGAAGCATAACTAGCAGGAGGCTGGCTGTAATTGTAGTTGCTAGCATCAGCAGGTGCAGCAGTTCCAGTGGCAGATTGTTGCTGTTGGGGTTGCTGCTGTTGGTTATAGTAGTCATAACCAGCGGCAGAGGGGGCCTGCTGTGATTGCTGGTTTGAAGACTGATCCCACCCTGTCTGATAACCTCCAGATGCTGGAGGGTAGCTGCCATAAGGTTGCTGGCCATACTGTGGTGGCGCACCAGGATAAGGTCCAGGCTGCATGTAACCATAACCAGGCTGTTGTGTTGTTGGTGCACCAGGCGCACCCCAGTTTGCCTGAGGACGAGGAGGGCGGTAGCCCTGCTGAGAATAGCCACCTGACATTGGATTTCTGGCACGATTCTGCAAAAATATAGTTTGCACATCTGTATATGTATAGAACAAAAACATGCAATGTACCATGCAGAACGAGTGCAAACCAGACAAAACATATCCAAAAACAAAGCAACATAATATACAGAAATTCCAGAACCACCAAGAAAAATAGAGGGGTCAACTCACCGAGCAAGATTCTCAAGCAACATTGCTGATGCCCATCTAGCGTCTCCCATGTGCAAAACTATGGGAGATAATGAAGATTGGGCAGCTAGACAAACATATATATACATATTGAATAGCAATAAAAGATTGCCTTGCAGTTTATAGATGTTGTAAAATCAGATTATGTGGAACATCTACTTGTATTGCTTAATGACACAACATACACAGCAGCAGTTCTTTTGACAAGTCTCCTCCAACAAAAAATTATATTATAGGTGAACAAATGAATGTCAAAGAAAGGATTCAAGCAAAGTTTTTAAGGAAGCTTGGTCATGTTAACCTGAAAAGTCAACACAGAGAAAATATATACAAGCAAACAGAACACGATAGATTCATGCGAGGTATCCTGCATAATCTTTCCAAACTACACAGAACACATATGAACTTTCTTGCCTAGTCAATAAACTGTAAGGTTCTTAATTGTTACATGTTGCTCCCAGATGGTGGTGTTAGCAACAGGAAAAAAGGACTAAACATTAAGCATCAAAAGTATTTAGGGAATAATGCAAGAATGATATCTAGACCCTGAGTGAGCAAAAATATCAATAGCCAAAATAACAGCTACAACAGTGCACGGCCCATCATGTAAGTGTGCACAATGATCACCTGTATAGAGTattgcacaagctatccccaaaAGATGTAAAGAAATACCAAATGAAACTTTGACAGGACAAGCACCAGGTACATGAATATTAACTATTTACTTCCATTTTGATAGAGGGACCAGACATGTTTCTGGATGTCTGTATTCTATTGTTCAAAAAGTCGATTGAATTTGTATTTGAATTCTAATGGTATACTCCAATGGTACACATGAACCCTTTATACcgaaacagagggagtagttcaTAATTTTATCTTTCATCCATGAGCATCAAGTATATTAACATTAGGTAGTAACAAACCTGGCTCCAGGATTGATTGCAGCCCTCAGAACTAGTTACCAACACTAATTTGGCCTTATGTCAGTTAATGATCAGACAGTATATCCTGGGATATATGGATAGCACCACAAGCACCGGTATGATATGTAGTAAAGATGCTGTGATAGGATATCAACTTCCTAATGGACGTATGGATTTGCCAGTATTTAACTGTGAGTGTTTAAATATTTCTTATATTTTCAGCAGACTCCACAGAGCAGAGAAGCTAATAACAAAGAGACTGGGCAAATTACAAATACAATTTCAGATTCGGTGTGCGTCTCTGAACATCTCAGAAGCAAGCACAcaattgtactccctccgttccaaaatagatgactcaactttgtactaactttagtacaaagttgggtcatctattttggaacagagggagtataaagCATACAATCGTGTCAAAGCTAAATTGCTGCTGCTCCACGACCATCTTTTTTTACTAGACAACCCATTGAGAAAAAGTTTTGACATGTACATTTCATAAGAATATAGGGCATATCATAACTAAAGAGAAGAATTCAAAGCAAACAATGGAAAAGATAGGTCAAGTAGGGAAATATAAATCAGGACAAAAACACAGTATGAAGTACAAAAAAATGTAATCAAACCCACATGATTTAAACACTGGTAAATAACAAATAGCTGCACCAATTAGGAAGTGGCATGAAAAGAGAAAGAAAGCTGACCTCACTGGTGACCTCACTCACAAGCTGCTTTGCTATTTCAATTTGCTCTGCAGTACCATCAATATACAGTGTTCTTTCAGTTGAAGTATCACCAGGAGGCAAATGCAAAGGAATGACCTGCAAAAGGATTTGTGAGGACAAATGAAATATTACTATTATTATTACTAATGGAAATGATTACAAAATATACAATACTGATTAACAAGGAGATGCAGGTGTGAAAGGAGAATAATAGAACAGAAAGTTACTAAGACAAAAGGAGCATGAGTTCTACTTATAATTGAGCAAACTCAGAACTTGGATTCTAATTTACTTGCTAAATCATAAGAAAACTGGAAAAAAAAAGGGCAACAACAGAACACATCATGCAGTGCTAAGTAACTTTCAGCTAGCAAATTTATGTTCAGACTTCGCAATAAGAATTTTCACAAACCTGTATACGAGCTTGAGATTTGGCCTGCATGGATTTTATAGTCTCACCACCCTTACCAATAACCAGACCCACCTGAAATAAGAAAAAATCATCAAGACATGGAAAGGAATAGGCAAGGTTTTTTACCACCAAAGAAACTGGTTCGTGAAGCTGTGAAGCTTACAAGGCACCCTCATTGCTATATTGGGGCGTGGTATGATTTTCAATGTCTGACAAGCAATCCCAGTTCTAGAAAGCAGCCAGTTTACCTTATTGTTAGCAATTTGCATTTGGAATTGCTCAGCACCAGGTTGAGGTGCGTTGTACTTCCGATTAGAGATAGTGCCAGATGATCCAGCATCAGCCTGCAGAAGGTCACATGACACGTATGGTTGAATAAATGAATGCCCAACTAAATATGAAGTCCTGGCCATAAAAAAAGGTAGCACAGTACCTCTGCAAGAACATCAATTATCAACTGCTCAGCTCTGTTTATCTGGTCAGGAGTGCCCGAAAGATCGACCGATCTTGTCTGTGAGCCGGGTTGAACATCCATGTCCCTTGTTACTTGGATCTTTGCCCCTGACTGAGCTTGGAGATGCTTTATAGTTTCTCCAGCTTTTCCAATGATAACACCAACCTAAAAGTCAAAGAACATAAGCAAAAGAACTGCACATCATGCAACCTTCTATCAACTTCATGAATCCAAAAACCAAAAGAGTAAACTACCAAGTAGCATACCCTTCCATTTGGGATATCAATCTTTTTTGTTGTACTGCCACTCTGGTATCCACCACCATATGAAGAATACTGATGTGAGTTTCCTTGAGAAGATAAGGGTGGGATGGAAGAAGCATGGCCTGGAAACAAAAGAGCAACCCATTATACTACTGATAGCTGCGGATCTGTTAAGTGAGAAGAATAACCTTCACATGAACAACATAAAACAGGACAATAAACAGATGTCAGTACATAAGTAACAAACTAATAACGTTCAGAGCTGCCTGAAAATATTACAGGAAATCACATCATCTATGTGCCACATGAGATAATCATATATTTGGCTCTGTGCCGATAGACAATCATGAAAGCAGTATATTGATGTTTTTGCATTTAACAtgcaaaaaagagaaaaaatgaaCCACAGAAACTATTGTCATTTAGCGGCCATGACTCTTACGAACATAATGTCATTTGTTGCATCTAGCAGACAGGTGCTAGTTCCACAAGACCTTGATTAAAATATTACATGATATAGCAGAATCAAGCAATGGAAACTACTGATCTACACAAGATATATTTGTTAGAATTATTAACAAACACTACTAGCTATCCTTATAAACCCATAATAAAtatcagttttgctaaagcacatctagatgtgccataagtattgcacatctaagtcctgTATCATTGATCTTACACGAAGATTCGTGTGGGTATTTTCTTtcctctttttctttttctttttatgcttGATTAAGTTACTtagatatgccctagagacacACAATTTGGAGA includes:
- the LOC125528062 gene encoding far upstream element-binding protein 1-like (The sequence of the model RefSeq protein was modified relative to this genomic sequence to represent the inferred CDS: added 81 bases not found in genome assembly), translated to MAAGELGLGWWRREARFCEERRDKTAQNPSSPAAMADDHYSSKRKYDDSPPPRRTGFSSGPPPASPPVAGAPVPSSYNTVPPPPDEIQLAKQRAQEIAARLFSAAEAKRPRVDNGDDDVGTGGGGGGSLGSGGRIGGGGLGFSSSAGGGHASSIPPLSSQGNSHQYSSYGGGYQSGSTTKKIDIPNGRVGVIIGKAGETIKHLQAQSGAKIQVTRDMDVQPGSQTRSVDLSGTPDQINRAEQLIIDVLAEADAGSSGTISNRKYNAPQPGAEQFQMQIANNKVGLVIGKGGETIKSMQAKSQARIQVIPLHLPPGDTSTERTLYIDGTAEQIEIAKQLVSEVTSENRARNPMSGGYSQQGYRPPRPQANWGAPGAPTTQQPGYGYMQPGPYPGAPPQYGQQPYGSYPPASGGYQTGWDQSSNQQSQQAPSAAGYDYYNQQQQPQQQQSATGTAAPADASNYNYSQPPASYASQGYGDSTYSQQSGGQQAYDYSGYQTQGQQQSYSQQPGYDQQSYGASGYGSAANSTQDGTAPSYGGPGGAGQASPGQQASTPSSGGQPGYPSQPPTSAAASSYPVQGSAPPSGYVAPHTQPGYGTQPPPQGAYGQGAYGQPPQAQKPPSSAPTYGQPPPAQAGYGQYGYSQQGYGAPPPYPGAPTASQPGYGQQQSYGDPYATGSYGQPTAYSTEATAPAASQDQSAAAPAPTTATAAPAPANSGAPQTSPS